The following are encoded in a window of Lates calcarifer isolate ASB-BC8 linkage group LG20, TLL_Latcal_v3, whole genome shotgun sequence genomic DNA:
- the rfxap gene encoding regulatory factor X-associated protein: MSEDDNSTSTNKDKDSTLLLTKDGQRYYVSKSGVVDSRNVITPHEPENNVSSYEMDDPDEESDVLDTSDPRDSAASPEELNDEETSEGDNAPKQCTYEGCTETTTQVAKQRKPWMCKKHRNKMYKDKYKKKKSDQAMSSGKLDENSEERPVSVNKQRLGAMGDRPARPSLIEQVLNQKRLSLLRSPEVISFLQQQQQLLATQSRSQQQPQQQFQGC, encoded by the exons ATGAGCGAAGATGACAattcaacatcaacaaacaaagacaaagactcCACTCTCCTGCTCACGAAAGACGGGCAGCGGTACTACGTGAGTAAGAGCGGAGTGGTGGACAGCAGAAATGTGATAACGCCGCACGAACCGGAGAACAACGTCTCCTCCTACGAGATGGACGATCCGGACGAGGAGAGCGACGTCCTGGACACCTCAGACCCCAGGGACAGCGCCGCCAGTCCGGAGGAGCTCAACGACGAGGAGACCTCGGAGGGCGATAATGCCCCCAAACAGTGCACCTATGAGGGATGCACGGAGACCACAACGCAGGTAGCCAAGCAGAGGAAACCGTGGATGTGCAAAAAACACCGCAACAAGATGTACAAAGACAAgtacaagaagaagaagagtgatCAGGCCATGTCCAGTGGAAAACTTGAT GAAAACTCAGAGGAGCGGCCTGTGTCTGTGAACAAACAACGTCTTGGTGCCATGGGGGACCGGCCGGCCAGACCATCCCTGATAGAGCAGGTCCTCAACCAGAAGAGACTG TCACTGCTCAGGAGTCCAGAGGTGATAagtttcctgcagcagcagcagcagctcctggcCACACAGAGCCGCAGccaacagcagccacagcagcagttcCAGGGTTGCTGA
- the smad9 gene encoding mothers against decapentaplegic homolog 9, translating into MNSSTSITSLFSFTSPAVKRLLGWKQGDEEEKWAEKAVDSLVKKLKKKKGAMEELERALSCPGQPSKCVTIPRSLDGRLQVSHRKGLPHVIYCRVWRWPDLQSHHELKALECCEFPFGSKQKDICVNPYHYRRVETPVLPPVLVPRHSEFNPQHSLLAKFRNTSLHNEPLMPQNATYPDSFPPLPCSSFSSSSPSSSSLAQSPTSQSYPNSPNSSAEPGSPYHIAAETPPPPYSMMETSPQEDVKPSNSTGTTKLTFSAPHTDLRPVCYEEPEYWCSIAYYELNNRVGETFHASSRSVLVDGFTDPSNNKNRFCLGLLSNVNRNSTIEHTRRHIGKGLHLYYVGGEVYAECLSDSSIFVQSRNCNFQHGFHATTVCKIPSGCSLKIFNNQLFAQLLAQSVNHGFEVVYELTKMCTIRMSFVKGWGAEYHRQDVTSTPCWIEVHLHGPLQWLDKVLTQMGSPHNPISSVS; encoded by the exons ATGAACTCCTCAACCTCCATTACATCCCTATTCTCCTTCACCAGCCCGGCGGTGAAGCGCCTGCTCGGCTGGAAGCaaggggatgaggaggagaagtggGCGGAGAAGGCTGTGGACTCTCTAGTGAagaaactgaagaagaagaagggggcGATGGAGGAGTTAGAGAGGGCTCTCAGCTGCCCTGGGCAGCCCA GCAAGTGTGTGACGATTCCTCGGTCGCTGGACGGGAGGCTGCAGGTGTCCCACAGGAAGGGTCTGCCCCATGTCATCTACTGCAGGGTGTGGCGCTGGCCTGACCTGCAGTCCCACCACGAGCTGAAAGCCCTGGAGTGCTGCGAGTTCCCCTTCGGCTCCAAGCAGAAGGACATTTGCGTCAACCCCTACCACTACAGGCGCGTGGAGACTCCAG TGCTGCCTCCAGTTCTGGTCCCACGCCACAGCGAGTTCAACCCTCAGCACAGTTTACTGGCGAAGTTCAGGAACACCTCCCTGCACAACGAGCCCCTGATGCCCCAGAACGCCACTTACCCGGACTCCTTCCCCCCGCTGCcctgctcctccttctcctcctcctccccctcctcttcctccctcgcCCAGTCTCCCACCTCACAGAGTTACCCCAACTCCCCCAACAGCTCTGCAGAGCCCGGCAGTCCTTATCACATCGCAG CTGAGACTCCCCCACCTCCATACAGCATGATGGAGACGAGCCCTCAAGAGGATGTGAAGCCCAGCAACTCCACAGGAACCACGAAACTTACATTTTCAGCTCCACACACAG ATTTACGGCCCGTGTGCTATGAGGAGCCGGAGTACTGGTGCTCCATAGCTTACTACGAGCTCAACAACCGGGTGGGGGAGACTTTTCACGCCTCGTCCCGCAGCGTCTTAGTGGATGGCTTCACGGACCCGTCCAACAACAAGAACCGCTTCTGCCTCGGCCTGCTGTCCAACGTCAACCGCAACTCCACCATCGaacacacacgcaggcacaTAGGCAAAG GTTTACACCTGTACTATGTAGGTGGCGAGGTGTACGCAGAGTGCCTGAGTGACAGCAGTATCTTTGTCCAGAGTCGTAACTGTAATTTCCAGCACGGCTTCCACGCCACCACCGTGTGTAAGATCCCCAGCGGCTGCAGCCTCAAGATCTTTAACAACCAGCTGTTCGCCCAGCTCCTCGCCCAGTCTGTTAACCACGGCTTCGAGGTCGTCTACGAGCTCACCAAGATGTGCACCATCCGAATGAGCTTCGTCAAG GGCTGGGGCGCCGAATACCACCGTCAAGATGTGACCAGCACCCCCTGCTGGATCGAGGTACATCTGCACGGGCCTCTGCAGTGGCTGGACAAGGTCCTCACGCAGATGGGCTCCCCGCACAACCCCATTTCCTCTGTGTCGTAA